The proteins below come from a single Aquarana catesbeiana isolate 2022-GZ linkage group LG12, ASM4218655v1, whole genome shotgun sequence genomic window:
- the LOC141114520 gene encoding uncharacterized protein, translating into MQHTDKDTTPVIPQHTQAEESIHNMPTNRSRCTSSRVSSQSDQTSASAESARSKRTSSRHSSCSNLSSTSAAAARAHAKAEAARALASYAIREAEMIREQGCIDEEHHMIKAKSKAEALRRKAEVKASLHIIKQEKIASAALAEAEVLMRAAEEQYREPSVIDTQMTPLSAIQRTCEYVQLHANMDTDQQSNDALESSRVPLAAGNFDIARCYKTEPELYYNKPSSYILRDQSVGPSGNQTNGDIIPPRENKNPAYSRKTCSKREQPHDYSGFNQASQLSYQPQTCPVFVPRKCPPEAAGVTDVTKYLIRREMVSSGLLKFDDRPENYWAWKSSFLSSTQELNMKDREKLDLLSKWLGPESTEQAKRIRSVHVHDATAGLTMLWQRLEDCYGSPEVIEDALLKKIENYPKITNKDNQKLRELGDILLELEAAKAGGYLPGLSYLDTARGVKPVIEKLPYSLQERWITQASKYKEDHQVAFPPFSFFAKFIVNQAKIRNDPSFAFLNMGGSSSVKTEKQPSVHNKERRATVSVRKTEVPTEFEANQDKSSGMQIEDPDKQCPLHNKPHPLRKCRSFRCKTIEERKSYLKDKRICFRCCGSTQHVAKDCMKTIRCKECNNDNHLSALHPGPAPWKTENLVTQEDHGGEQNESALPAITSKCTEICTNTFSSRSCSKICLVKVYPAGLREKAIRMYAVLDEQSNRSLARTEFFDLFGDRGSPTPYTLKTCSGVVETSGRRANNYIIESLDGKTQLTLPTLIECDMIPDDRSEIPTPEIACYYPHLMQISDKIPVLDPGAAIILLLGRDILRVHKVREQYNGPHNAPFAQHLDLGWVIIGDVCLDGAHKPAKVNVYKTNMLQNGRTSCLSPCINRIQIKERLVNPIQQQKVQSYMEAKTSSEDTDELGCKVFERTRDDDKPAPSVEDSLFLEIMDREVFIDESNSWVAPLPFRSPRRHLPNNKGQAVKRLTSLRRTLDRKTDMKEHFHDFMQKIFDSGQAEIAPPLEEKQECWYLPIFGVYHPQKPGQIRVVFDSSAKYEGLSLNDVLLSGPDLNNTLLGVLIRFRKERVAVTADVQQMFYCFLVRKDHRDYLRFLWYENNDFNKDVKHVFGNSPSPAVAIYNLRRAAQEGEEEHGTDAKQFVMRNFYVDDGLASFSSNEEAIDILKRTREMLAESNVRLHKIASNSHGSVSLRGPCKRPQGPGSRNRFTAPSKKFRAQLGSQNRQLYI; encoded by the coding sequence atgcagcacacagacaaggatactacaccagtcatccctcagcatacacaagcagaggaaagcatacacaatatgccaaccaacaggtcacgctgcacaagctccagagtctctagtcagtcggatcagacatcagctagtgctgaatctgccaggtccaagcgcactagctctagacattcaagctgctctaacctgtcatccaccagtgctgcagctgccagggcccatgcaaaagcagaagccgcgcgtgcactggcttcctatgcaatacgtgaagctgaaatgataagagaacagggctgcatagatgaagaacatcatatgattaaagctaaaagtaaagctgaagcacttagaagaaaagcagaggtgAAAGCATCTTTACATATTATCAAGCAAGAAAAAATAGCTTCAGCAGCCTTAGCTGAAGCCGAGGTGCTCATGAGAGCTGCCGAAGAACAGTACAGAGAGCCCTCTGTGATAGATACCCAGATGACACCACTCAGTGCAATCCAACGCACTTGTGAGTATGTACAATTGCACGCAAACATGGACACTGATCAACAGTCTAATGATGCATTAGAATCATCCAGGGTCCCGCTAGCAGCAGGCAACTTTGACATAGCTCGATGCTACAAGACTGAACCAGAACTTTACTATAACAAGCCAAGTAGTTACATACTCAGAGACCAATCTGTTGGTCCTTCAGGAAATCAAACGAATGGTGACATAATCCCTCCACGGGAAAATAAaaatccggcctatagcagaaagacTTGCAGTAAACGAGAACAACCACACGACTATAGTGGGTTTAACCAAGCATCCCAACTGTCTTACCAGCCACAGACATGCCCTGTGTTTGTTCCCAGAAAATGCCCACCTGaggcagcaggagtcacagatgtgacaaaatacttgatacgccgtgaaatggtgagctctggtctcctgaagtttgatgatcgtccagaaaactattgggcctggaagtcatcttttttaagcagcacccaagaattaaatatgaaagacagggaaaagcttgatctactctccaaatggctcggaccagagtccactgagcaagccaaaagaatcaggtcagtacatgttcatgatgcgacagcagggcttacaatgttatggcagagattggaagactgctatgggtcacctgaagtaattgaagatgcacttctgaagaaaattgaaaattatccaaaaataacaaacaaagacaatcagaagctgagagagcttggggacatacttttagagctggaggcggcaaaggctggtggatacctgccaggcctctcatatttggatacagcacgtggagtgaaaccggtaatcgagaagcttccttacagcttacaagaaagatggatcacgcaagcatcaaaatacaaggaagatcatcaggtagcatttccacctttctccttcttcgccaaattcattgtgaatcaagctaaaatacgcaatgacccaagcttcgcctttttgaacatgggaggctccagttctgtaaagacagagaaacaacCTTCAGTGCACAATAAAGAACGCAGAGCAACAGTGTCTGTACGGAAGACAGAAGTACCGACTGAGTTTGAGGCCAACCAGGATAAAAGCTCAGGAATGCAAATTGAGGACCCAGATAAGCAGTGTCCACTACATAACAAGCCTCATCCACTGAGAAAATGTCGCAGTTTCAGATGCAAGACAATAGAGGAGCGCAAATCTTATCTTAAGGACAAGCGCATTTGTTTCAGATGCTGTGGTTCAACTCAACATGTTGCTAAAGACTGTATGAAGACAATTcgatgcaaagaatgcaataatgacaaccatctgtctgctttacacccaggaccagcaccatggaaaacagagaatctggtaacccaagaagatcatggtggggagcaaaatgagagtgcattaccagcaataacctcaaagtgcactgagatctgcacaaacacatttagctctagatcatgctccaagatatgtttagtcaaggtgtatcctgcaggcctcagagagaaggcaatcagaatgtatgcagtcttggatgaacaaagtaacagatctttggcaagaacagagttctttgacctcttcggggacagaggaagtccaactccgtatactttgaagacatgttcaggagttgtggagacatcagggagaagagcaaacaactacatcatcgagtcattagatgggaaaacgcagctgactctgcccactctcatagaatgtgatatgataccagatgatagatcagagatacccacacctgaaattgcatgttactaccctcatctgatgcaaatatcagacaagattccagtactggacccaggtgctgcaattatccttctacttggaagagacatactgagagtgcacaaggtcagagagcaatacaatgggccacacaatgcaccatttgcacaacatcttgaccttggatgggtcatcattggtgatgtatgtctggatggagctcacaagccggcaaaagtgaatgtctacaaaacaaacatgttgcaaAATGGCCGCACATCATGTCTTAGCCCCTGTATCAACAGGATACAGATTAAAGAGAGACTAGTCAACCCAATACAACAGCAGAAAGTTCAGAGTTACATGGAGGCCAAAACCTCATCTGAAGATACAGATGAGCTAGGATGCAAAGTGTTTGAAAGAACGCGagatgatgacaaaccagcaccatCTGTTGAAGATAGCCTGTTCCTTGAGATCATGGACAGAGAAGTCTTTATAGATGAGTCAAACAGCTGGGTAGCTCCACTACCTTTCCGTTCACCACGACGTCACCTTCCTAACAACAAAGGACAAGCAGTGAAGCGTCTCACCTCATTGCGACGCACTCTAGACAGAAAGACAGATATGAAGGAACACTTCCATGATTTCATGCAAAAGATCTTCGACAGTGGTCAAGCTGAAATAGCACcaccattggaagaaaaacaagaatgttggtacttgccaatatttggagtgtatcatcctcagaaaccaggacagatacgagtagtatttgactccagtgcaaagtatgaaggcctttccctaaacgatgtcctcctcagtggacctgacctgaataatacactccttggagtcctcatcaggttccgaaaagaacgcgttgcagtaacagcagatgtacaacaaatgttctactgtttccttgtccgcaaagatcacagagactacctgaggttcctgtggtatgaaaacaatgactttaacaaAGATGTTAAACATGTGTTCGGGAACAGCCCCTCTCCAGCTGTAGCTATCTACAACCTGAGACGAGCAGCACAGGAAGGTGAAGAAGAGCACGGAACAGACGCCAAACAGTTTGTCATGAGGAATTTTTATGTAGACGATGGACTCGCTTCTTTCTCCAGCAATGAAGAGGCTATCGACATCCTGAAAAGAACAAGAGAGATGTTAGCAGAATCTAACGTAAGGTTACACAAAATAGCGTCCAATAGTCATGGAAGCGTTTCCCTCAGAGGACCGTGCAAAAGACCTCAAGGACCTGGATCTAGGAACAGATTCACTGccccttcaaagaagtttagggctcagttgggatctcaaaaccgacagctttacatttag